Proteins from a single region of Butyrivibrio fibrisolvens:
- a CDS encoding formate/nitrite transporter family protein, with product MDNLFNSPAQVIETNIKGGETKVNLPIIKMILLGIMAGAFIALGGATSSTAAHSVDNVGLSRFVSGIIFPVGLMLITFIGGELFTGNCLTAMGAMDHRFSWGKVARDLLIIWLSNLVGALIISALTYFSGNLDYSSGLLGAYSIKVALGKCSITPVKGITSGILCNILVCAAILMGTAAKDIGGKVWAIFFPIMAFVVGGFEHCVANMFYIPVGIMAATNENYVAKAQEVYGITADQLSKLSIGGFIANQIPVTIGNILGGMIFVGLPCFLVHCKNKNK from the coding sequence ATGGACAATCTATTTAATTCACCAGCTCAGGTTATCGAAACAAATATTAAAGGAGGAGAAACCAAAGTTAATCTTCCTATTATTAAGATGATCCTCCTCGGAATCATGGCAGGCGCCTTCATCGCCCTCGGCGGAGCCACAAGCTCAACCGCAGCTCACTCTGTAGACAATGTAGGCCTTTCAAGATTCGTATCAGGCATCATTTTCCCCGTAGGCCTTATGCTCATCACCTTCATAGGCGGAGAACTCTTTACAGGTAACTGCCTTACAGCTATGGGCGCCATGGACCACAGATTTTCATGGGGCAAGGTTGCAAGAGACCTTCTCATCATCTGGCTTTCAAACCTCGTTGGCGCTCTTATAATTTCAGCACTCACATATTTTTCCGGCAACCTCGACTATTCTTCAGGACTTCTCGGAGCTTATTCCATCAAAGTTGCGCTCGGCAAATGTTCTATTACACCTGTAAAAGGCATTACATCAGGAATCCTGTGCAACATACTTGTATGCGCAGCTATCCTTATGGGAACAGCAGCCAAAGATATCGGCGGCAAAGTTTGGGCTATTTTCTTCCCAATCATGGCTTTTGTAGTAGGCGGTTTCGAACACTGCGTTGCTAACATGTTCTATATCCCTGTTGGAATCATGGCAGCAACTAATGAAAACTATGTGGCTAAAGCTCAGGAAGTATATGGAATAACAGCAGATCAGCTTTCAAAACTCAGCATCGGAGGCTTTATCGCTAATCAGATTCCTGTTACTATCGGTAATATCCTCGGAGGAATGATCTTCGTAGGTCTTCCATGCTTCCTTGTTCATTGCAAGAATAAAAACAAATGA
- a CDS encoding bacterial transcriptional activator domain-containing protein — MEQTKVDGKVLQVRLLGKFSLIYDGKEVTPGRNNASKFTQLLQIVWLQGDKGVYKDELISALYGEEETLNISNSFNNLLYQMRKQMVAAGLPAESYVKKHKKMFIIDPAVPVWVDALDFKDNYRKGHDTEDPELKYEYFNKAFELYQGELLPALSTETWVIMESVALRKMYDEVVAWLGEYILNKKEYEEAYHIYGRAAEIYPENDWQVGQIETLIAKGDYKNALRVYDSTVAYYTTELGLPIPEKLLDVYHKMSAKIDNAPGQIHQIQAEMTQDRRSVEVTDDEGAYDCSYPSFIDAYHILSRNMERTGYSVFMMLCTLVDYEGKMIRNQDKLRARSQALWEAIHDTLRQGDTFTKYSNSQFLILLVGTSQEDCDIIYRRINRRLKEIAGSRADFKYSVVSLAELPAELDEEAK; from the coding sequence ATGGAACAGACCAAAGTGGATGGAAAAGTATTACAGGTACGGCTTCTTGGAAAATTTTCTCTTATCTATGATGGAAAAGAAGTGACTCCGGGGCGTAACAACGCATCGAAGTTTACTCAGCTTTTGCAGATCGTGTGGCTCCAGGGTGATAAAGGTGTTTATAAAGATGAGCTTATTTCCGCGCTCTATGGTGAAGAAGAGACCCTGAACATCAGTAACAGCTTCAACAATCTTCTTTATCAGATGCGTAAGCAGATGGTTGCTGCAGGACTCCCTGCAGAAAGCTATGTTAAAAAGCACAAGAAGATGTTTATTATAGACCCTGCAGTACCAGTATGGGTTGATGCTCTTGATTTTAAAGATAACTACAGAAAGGGTCATGATACAGAAGACCCTGAACTTAAATACGAGTATTTCAATAAAGCTTTTGAGTTATATCAGGGAGAACTTCTTCCTGCACTTTCTACAGAGACCTGGGTCATTATGGAAAGCGTAGCTCTTCGCAAGATGTATGATGAAGTTGTAGCATGGCTTGGCGAATATATCCTTAACAAGAAGGAATATGAAGAAGCTTACCATATCTATGGACGTGCAGCAGAGATATATCCTGAGAATGACTGGCAGGTTGGTCAGATAGAGACACTTATCGCTAAGGGTGATTATAAGAATGCTCTTAGAGTTTATGACAGTACAGTTGCTTATTATACAACTGAGCTTGGTCTTCCTATTCCGGAGAAACTCCTTGATGTATATCACAAGATGAGTGCAAAGATCGATAATGCACCGGGACAGATCCATCAGATTCAGGCTGAGATGACTCAGGACAGAAGATCTGTTGAAGTTACAGATGATGAGGGCGCTTACGACTGCTCATATCCAAGCTTTATCGATGCCTATCACATTCTTTCCAGAAATATGGAGAGAACCGGATATTCAGTATTCATGATGCTGTGTACTCTGGTTGACTATGAAGGCAAGATGATCCGCAATCAGGACAAGCTTCGTGCAAGAAGCCAGGCTCTTTGGGAAGCAATCCATGATACTCTTCGTCAGGGAGATACTTTTACCAAGTACTCTAACAGCCAGTTCCTTATCCTTTTGGTTGGAACAAGTCAGGAAGACTGCGATATCATCTATCGCCGTATCAATAGAAGACTTAAAGAGATCGCAGGTTCCAGAGCAGACTTCAAATATAGTGTTGTATCGCTTGCAGAGCTTCCGGCTGAACTTGATGAAGAGGCCAAATAA
- a CDS encoding DUF4422 domain-containing protein yields the protein MKKYQSVKIIVNTHKKYWMPHSKMYIPMQVGAALDKDTNGNQKDLGYQKDNEGDNISEKNPLYCELTGLYWAWKNLDADYIGLCHYRRYFGGFRSSRNPKGKILLRRELQPMLGKYRVFLPTKRHYVIESLYSHYQHTHYIEHLYVTRGIISQMYPEYIETYDKVLRQTSGHMFNMMIMDRELLDEYCTWLFNILAELEKKIDVRHMSHFQGRYCGRVSEIIFNVWLDYQIETGRIDQSEVKILPYVYMEKIDWVKKISKFLRAKIFHEKYE from the coding sequence ATGAAAAAGTATCAGTCAGTAAAGATAATAGTCAACACTCATAAGAAGTACTGGATGCCTCATAGCAAGATGTATATTCCTATGCAGGTTGGTGCTGCCCTTGATAAGGACACCAATGGTAATCAGAAGGATCTTGGCTACCAGAAGGACAACGAGGGTGATAATATTTCAGAAAAAAATCCGCTTTATTGCGAACTTACAGGTCTGTACTGGGCTTGGAAGAACCTTGATGCGGATTATATAGGCCTTTGCCATTATAGACGTTATTTTGGTGGTTTCAGATCATCAAGAAACCCTAAGGGAAAGATTCTTCTTCGTCGTGAGCTTCAGCCCATGCTTGGTAAGTATCGTGTTTTCCTTCCGACTAAACGTCACTATGTTATCGAGTCGCTGTATTCACATTATCAGCACACTCATTATATAGAGCACCTTTATGTAACAAGAGGAATCATATCTCAGATGTATCCTGAATACATCGAGACGTATGACAAGGTTCTTCGTCAGACAAGTGGACATATGTTCAATATGATGATCATGGACCGTGAACTTCTTGATGAATATTGCACATGGCTCTTTAACATCCTTGCAGAACTTGAGAAGAAGATCGATGTCAGACACATGTCTCACTTCCAGGGTAGATACTGCGGCAGAGTCAGTGAGATCATATTTAATGTATGGCTGGATTATCAGATCGAGACAGGTCGAATCGATCAGTCCGAAGTGAAGATTCTTCCATATGTGTACATGGAAAAAATAGACTGGGTTAAAAAGATAAGTAAATTCCTTCGTGCTAAGATTTTCCATGAGAAGTATGAATAA
- a CDS encoding LicD family protein, whose translation MLSTVNAFKHMESAGNVVLDDEQLHALQKTLNMILADVVSVCEENNITYTLGGGSALGAVRHHGFIPWDDDIDINMPRKDYDRFIPIFQRKFGWKYWIHTPQGTKGYNLLLSRIRLKGTSVVTREDFKNKEAGAFIDLFVMENTFNNALIRNLHGVGCCGLGFLVSCRKFYRDRKEMMKMASDAGEDKLAKVFRMKIVIGFLISFISLDTLVKAGDNWNRICKNDHSKYITVPTGRKYFWGEMYLRKDVCRTRKVLYDDKLYRVPRNIDLYLKNLYGDYMKLPSQDQIEKHIFFKPFYLSLEDKSSSERIYK comes from the coding sequence TTGTTATCGACGGTTAATGCTTTTAAGCACATGGAGTCAGCAGGGAATGTTGTTCTTGATGATGAGCAGCTCCATGCGCTTCAGAAGACACTTAACATGATCCTTGCAGATGTTGTTTCTGTCTGCGAGGAGAATAATATAACGTACACACTGGGTGGCGGTTCAGCACTTGGCGCTGTCCGCCATCATGGTTTTATTCCGTGGGATGATGATATTGATATCAATATGCCACGAAAAGACTATGACAGATTCATCCCTATTTTTCAGAGAAAATTTGGATGGAAGTACTGGATACATACTCCGCAGGGAACTAAAGGCTACAATCTGCTTTTGTCCCGAATAAGACTAAAAGGAACCAGTGTAGTAACCAGAGAAGATTTTAAAAACAAAGAAGCCGGGGCTTTCATTGACCTCTTTGTCATGGAGAATACTTTTAACAATGCACTCATCAGAAACCTTCATGGAGTAGGATGTTGTGGATTGGGATTTCTTGTGTCATGCAGAAAGTTCTACCGTGACAGGAAAGAGATGATGAAGATGGCATCTGATGCCGGTGAAGATAAGCTGGCTAAAGTTTTTAGAATGAAGATTGTGATAGGATTCTTGATTTCTTTTATCTCTCTTGATACGCTTGTAAAGGCGGGAGATAATTGGAACCGCATCTGTAAGAATGATCATTCCAAGTATATTACGGTTCCGACAGGACGCAAATATTTCTGGGGAGAGATGTATTTACGAAAAGATGTTTGCAGAACGAGAAAAGTGTTGTATGATGATAAATTGTACAGAGTTCCACGTAATATCGATCTGTATCTGAAGAATCTTTACGGAGATTACATGAAGTTGCCATCTCAGGATCAGATAGAGAAGCATATTTTCTTTAAACCATTCTATCTGAGCCTTGAAGATAAAAGTAGTAGTGAAAGGATTTACAAATGA
- the ispD gene encoding 2-C-methyl-D-erythritol 4-phosphate cytidylyltransferase: MNAALIFAGGTGKRMNSKAVPKQFLILYGKPLIIYTLEKFENHPDVDGIVIACLEEWIPQMKKYCEQFNITKVRAIVPGGASGQESIYHGLKSISSMYSDDDVVLIHDGVRPLVDPNTITKAIECANTKGNAITVTPAIETIFLDNEADGEVGRIIDRKQCLMARAPQCFHIKDIMACHSKAIEEQKDDFIDSASMMKYYGHKLFTVEGRAENIKITTPVDFYMFRAIIDARENQQIFGL, from the coding sequence ATGAACGCAGCATTAATTTTCGCCGGCGGTACCGGTAAGCGTATGAATTCAAAGGCAGTACCAAAACAGTTCCTTATACTGTATGGTAAGCCACTCATCATATATACTCTTGAGAAGTTTGAGAACCATCCTGATGTAGACGGCATCGTTATTGCATGTCTCGAAGAGTGGATCCCTCAGATGAAGAAGTACTGTGAACAGTTCAATATCACAAAGGTTCGCGCTATTGTTCCTGGCGGTGCTTCAGGTCAGGAATCAATCTATCATGGTCTTAAGTCTATCTCATCAATGTATAGCGATGATGACGTGGTTCTTATTCATGATGGTGTTCGTCCACTTGTTGATCCTAATACGATCACTAAGGCAATCGAGTGCGCTAATACTAAGGGTAATGCTATCACTGTTACTCCTGCTATCGAGACTATCTTCCTTGATAACGAGGCAGACGGCGAAGTTGGACGTATCATTGATCGTAAGCAGTGTCTTATGGCAAGAGCACCTCAGTGCTTCCATATCAAAGACATTATGGCATGCCACAGCAAGGCTATTGAAGAGCAGAAAGATGACTTCATCGATTCAGCAAGTATGATGAAGTATTATGGACATAAGCTTTTCACAGTAGAAGGCCGCGCTGAGAACATCAAGATCACAACTCCGGTTGACTTCTATATGTTCCGTGCTATAATTGATGCCCGTGAGAATCAGCAGATCTTTGGTCTGTAA
- a CDS encoding CDP-glycerol glycerophosphotransferase family protein, producing the protein MPVVQIVKRKAKRMFPAAVEGRFFKRMGVAWKQTKTWVDRSIGYENRKVLSQNTPVIHNRIMFITFNHSYSCNPKYICEELIKRNANVEIYWGVTNMNTRGYVPDLPNVHVVKMNSYEYFVAACSSHVIIINSLLGDKFYPFPVKKEQRVFETWHGSLGIKRFDIDHYNTNLSWPEAAIRTGKLTNYCISNSKFEEDVFRETFWQQTKIMRLGHARNDIFFDTYKEKREQWKKDFFEERGLKPETKLCLYAPTFRDTHNFEVYDLNCDRLVEALEERFGGEWKILLRYHDNDKKKEKTQNKLKQDCVIDVTDLPDIQELLSFVDCGITDYSSWIYDFVLSGKPGFIYARDVDIYNNERGFYFKLEESPFPVAKSNDEMMNNVRSFDEELYAKKVKEFLDGKECIDDGHASERIADRLMKLLG; encoded by the coding sequence ATGCCAGTAGTACAGATTGTAAAGAGAAAAGCAAAGAGAATGTTTCCTGCTGCAGTAGAAGGAAGATTCTTTAAGAGAATGGGTGTAGCCTGGAAGCAGACTAAGACATGGGTTGACCGTTCTATAGGTTATGAGAACCGTAAGGTTCTTTCACAGAACACACCTGTTATACATAACAGAATAATGTTCATTACATTTAACCACAGCTATTCATGTAACCCTAAGTATATCTGCGAAGAGCTTATCAAGCGTAATGCCAATGTTGAGATTTACTGGGGCGTTACCAACATGAATACAAGAGGTTATGTTCCGGATCTTCCTAACGTTCATGTAGTTAAGATGAACAGTTATGAATATTTCGTAGCAGCTTGCTCTTCACATGTTATCATCATCAATTCACTGCTTGGCGATAAGTTTTATCCGTTCCCTGTTAAGAAGGAGCAGCGTGTATTTGAGACATGGCATGGTAGTCTTGGTATCAAGCGTTTCGACATTGATCACTACAATACAAACCTTTCATGGCCTGAAGCTGCTATCCGTACAGGTAAGCTTACAAACTACTGTATTTCAAACTCCAAGTTTGAAGAGGATGTATTCAGAGAGACATTCTGGCAGCAAACTAAGATCATGCGTCTTGGACATGCCAGAAACGATATCTTCTTTGACACATATAAGGAAAAGAGAGAGCAGTGGAAGAAGGACTTCTTCGAAGAAAGAGGCCTTAAGCCTGAGACAAAGCTTTGTCTGTATGCTCCTACATTCCGTGATACTCACAATTTCGAGGTATATGACCTTAACTGTGACAGACTTGTTGAAGCACTCGAAGAGCGTTTTGGCGGCGAGTGGAAGATACTTCTTCGTTATCATGACAATGATAAGAAGAAAGAAAAGACTCAGAACAAGCTTAAGCAGGATTGTGTTATCGACGTAACAGATCTTCCGGATATTCAGGAACTTCTTTCTTTTGTTGATTGCGGAATCACAGACTATTCTTCATGGATCTATGATTTCGTTCTCAGCGGAAAGCCTGGATTTATCTATGCTCGTGACGTTGATATATATAACAACGAACGTGGATTCTACTTCAAACTTGAAGAGTCTCCATTCCCTGTTGCAAAGAGCAATGATGAAATGATGAACAATGTTCGTTCATTTGATGAAGAGCTTTATGCAAAGAAGGTTAAGGAATTCCTGGATGGTAAGGAATGTATAGATGATGGTCATGCGAGTGAAAGAATCGCTGATCGTCTTATGAAACTTCTTGGTTAA
- a CDS encoding acyltransferase family protein, translating into MAEKTKSRRNGRIEILRFVFAFIVLLHHSRYLLGDDNCYFLGGSLGVEFFFIVSGYLMMNTVDRIVSSKNYNTIPVDKNLANETASFIKKKVQAILPQFPIAWFIGLLFVIILNHMTIVDAFEEFKQDFWELSLLKMTGIYYGGLDGVMWYISSMLICMTILYPLLRRFPHMMRKIWCPFLALMFLGMMCILDGHPRNPTKVYSIIYKGNIRAFAEICIGIWSYDIVRKIKSVNWSKLAGFIFEILQLAGYGMAIIYMYSDKPGKDDYFFLMVLSISIILSFAQVGILSDAFNNRFSMILGRFSAAMYFSHLYYAQNLNLILEDSLSKQEKTLIYIACSFVTALVVEALAFLYKKVSPNFKRGLKAILVKNEKDN; encoded by the coding sequence ATGGCGGAAAAAACAAAAAGCCGAAGAAATGGCAGAATAGAAATTCTGCGTTTTGTCTTCGCCTTTATTGTACTCCTTCATCATTCAAGGTACCTTTTGGGAGATGATAATTGTTATTTTCTGGGAGGTTCGCTGGGCGTAGAGTTCTTCTTCATAGTGTCCGGCTATCTGATGATGAATACGGTAGACCGCATAGTGTCTTCCAAAAACTATAATACAATTCCGGTTGACAAGAATCTTGCAAATGAAACAGCTTCTTTTATCAAAAAGAAGGTACAGGCAATACTTCCACAATTCCCTATTGCCTGGTTTATAGGACTTTTGTTTGTGATCATTCTTAACCACATGACAATTGTAGATGCTTTCGAGGAGTTCAAGCAGGATTTCTGGGAACTTTCTCTTTTGAAGATGACAGGCATCTATTATGGCGGACTCGATGGAGTTATGTGGTACATATCTTCAATGCTTATCTGCATGACGATATTGTATCCGCTGCTTAGAAGGTTTCCTCATATGATGAGGAAGATCTGGTGTCCGTTTTTGGCACTTATGTTTCTTGGAATGATGTGCATTCTTGATGGTCATCCAAGAAATCCTACAAAGGTGTACAGTATTATTTATAAAGGCAACATAAGAGCTTTTGCTGAGATTTGCATTGGTATCTGGTCATACGACATAGTCAGGAAAATAAAGTCTGTAAACTGGTCTAAGCTGGCCGGATTTATTTTTGAAATTCTTCAGCTGGCAGGATATGGTATGGCTATTATCTATATGTATAGTGATAAGCCGGGCAAAGATGACTATTTCTTCCTGATGGTGCTGTCTATATCAATTATCCTGTCCTTTGCGCAGGTCGGTATCTTATCTGATGCATTTAACAACAGATTCAGTATGATACTGGGAAGATTTTCAGCAGCAATGTATTTTTCACATTTATATTATGCTCAGAATCTGAATCTGATACTGGAAGACAGTCTCAGTAAGCAGGAAAAGACTTTGATCTATATTGCCTGTTCATTTGTAACGGCACTTGTAGTTGAAGCATTGGCATTTCTTTATAAGAAGGTGTCACCAAACTTTAAGAGGGGCTTAAAAGCTATTTTAGTAAAAAATGAAAAAGATAATTAA
- a CDS encoding ABC transporter permease: MKKIIKKCKKYQFLFEELVKRDFKQKYKRSILGMGWSILSPLFTLLVMYVIFSNLFGHKMEHYVTYLFSGQLVLSYYKESTKNGMTSLVNNSKIFTKINVPKYMFLLSKNVSALVNFGLTLVVYFIFCAFDGITFHPRQFLLFFPILCVLGLNIGVGLILSAMFVFFRDIRYLYDIVLTLLTYVSAVFYSVDKFSAFGQRLFLLNPVYVYIKYFRVIMIDGLVPSLEYHLLCLFYAGISLFIGGLIYKKNNHAFLYYL; the protein is encoded by the coding sequence ATGAAAAAGATAATTAAAAAATGCAAAAAGTATCAGTTCCTTTTTGAAGAACTGGTTAAAAGAGATTTTAAACAAAAGTATAAGAGAAGTATTCTTGGAATGGGGTGGAGTATTCTTTCACCTCTTTTCACACTTCTTGTTATGTATGTGATCTTTTCAAATCTGTTTGGTCACAAGATGGAACACTATGTAACATACCTTTTCAGTGGTCAGCTTGTTCTGTCATATTATAAGGAATCTACCAAGAATGGTATGACCAGCCTTGTTAATAACTCCAAGATATTTACTAAGATCAATGTGCCAAAGTATATGTTCCTTTTATCCAAGAACGTATCAGCGCTTGTTAACTTTGGACTTACACTGGTCGTATACTTTATTTTCTGTGCATTTGACGGAATAACATTCCATCCAAGACAGTTCCTTTTGTTCTTCCCGATTCTTTGCGTTTTGGGACTTAATATCGGAGTTGGTCTTATTCTGTCAGCGATGTTCGTATTCTTTAGAGATATCAGATACCTTTACGATATCGTACTCACACTTCTGACATATGTTTCAGCTGTTTTCTATTCAGTTGATAAGTTTTCAGCTTTTGGACAGAGATTATTTTTACTGAATCCGGTTTATGTATATATCAAGTATTTCCGTGTGATAATGATCGATGGCCTTGTTCCGTCACTGGAGTACCATCTTCTGTGTCTTTTCTATGCAGGAATAAGCCTTTTTATAGGTGGTCTTATCTACAAGAAAAATAATCACGCATTCCTGTACTATTTATAA